The Sphingobium sp. JS3065 genomic sequence GTCACCGCCCTGTCCCGCCGCGCCAAATATGGCCTGATCGACACTGATCGGGGCGACACGCTGATCTTCCATCTCGGCATGTCCGGCCGTTGGCGAATCGACCCGGCGGAGATCGGGGCGCACGACCATCTGCTGATCGAGACCTCCGGCGGGCGATTGCTTGCGCTCAACGATCCCCGCCGCTTCGGTTCGCTCGACCTCGTCCGCAGCGAGCTTTGGGAAAGCTACAGCCCCTTCACCCGCATGGGGCCGGAGCCATTGGGGCCGGACTTCACCGCCGCCGCCCTGGCGGACCGGCTCCATGGCAAGGCGACCTCGATCAAGGCGGCGCTGCTCGACCAGCGCATCGTCGCGGGCCTGGGCAATATCTATGTCTGCGAAGCGCTCAACATGGCGGGCATCGCCCCGACCCGCCAGGCAGGCAGGATCGGCCGCACCCGACTCGCGCTGCTGGTGGAGGCGATTCGCGAAGTGCTGACGGCCGCCATCGCCGCGGGCGGCTCCACCTTGCGCGACTATGCGCGGCCCGATGGGGAACTGGGCTATTTCTCCAAACAATGGCGGGTCTATGGCCGGGAAGGGGAGCCGTGCCACTGCGGCACGCCGATCCACCGTCGCGTGGACGGGGGCAGATCGACCTTTTTCTGCCCGAAATGCCAGAAATAGCGCGGCGCCGGGCGGTTGACGCCCCACTCTTGTTGACGGCTTGGGCGATCCCCTGTAAGGGGCGCACCTTCACAGGGCCGGTCGGCGATACCGACAGGCTCTTTCACGCGATTTGACGAGAACCGAGGACGATAAATGGCCAATACGCCGCAAGCCAAGAAGCGCATCCGCCGCAACGCCCGCCGCGCCGAAATCAACGGCGCCCGCATCAGCCGGATCCGCACCCTGGTGAAGAAGGTGGAAGCCGCTCTCGCCGCCGGCGACAAGGCCGTCGCGACCGTCGCGCTTCAGGCGGTCCAGCCGGAACTGGCGCGCGGCGTCGCACGCGGCGTGCTGCACAAGAATACCGCGGCCCGCAAGTTCGGCCGCCTGACGAAGCGCGTCGGCGCGCTCGGCTAAGTCCCAGCCACTTCGAACTCGTCAGCAGGAATATGCCCGCTCCGCCTTCCGGCGGGGCGGGCT encodes the following:
- the mutM gene encoding bifunctional DNA-formamidopyrimidine glycosylase/DNA-(apurinic or apyrimidinic site) lyase; protein product: MPELPEVETTVAGLRSVLEGAVLTRVDPRRADLRFPIPVDLRQRLTGATVTALSRRAKYGLIDTDRGDTLIFHLGMSGRWRIDPAEIGAHDHLLIETSGGRLLALNDPRRFGSLDLVRSELWESYSPFTRMGPEPLGPDFTAAALADRLHGKATSIKAALLDQRIVAGLGNIYVCEALNMAGIAPTRQAGRIGRTRLALLVEAIREVLTAAIAAGGSTLRDYARPDGELGYFSKQWRVYGREGEPCHCGTPIHRRVDGGRSTFFCPKCQK
- the rpsT gene encoding 30S ribosomal protein S20 — protein: MANTPQAKKRIRRNARRAEINGARISRIRTLVKKVEAALAAGDKAVATVALQAVQPELARGVARGVLHKNTAARKFGRLTKRVGALG